Proteins encoded by one window of Candidatus Odinarchaeum yellowstonii:
- a CDS encoding NADH:flavin oxidoreductase — MLERAFQPFNIGSVELLNRFAMAPVWMGMADDKGYVTELLIKHYSEVASSKIGLIITEYAFIKSGHQILPRMLGIGEDDQVPGLKRIVEAVHKEGCKIFIQIADCGLNSDPKYNPEGLIYGPSIIELKGFTEAEAMGVLTKENMHVMRALTVEQIKEKVKLFGAAARRAVKAGFDGVELHAAHSYLISQFLSDLYNKRKDEYGGSLENKMRFLLEVLDEVKDNLGDRPISVRLNGEDGIPGGIKIEETVKVAEKLEKSGCDLISVSGGTPEKTRILKESDEAYFSSFARKIKKRVKTPILLTGGIRTPKIADRLLNEGVCDLIGLARPLIAEPKLISRWRAGDLTKAKCISCNKCFYEEGLRKYVNCPIFK, encoded by the coding sequence ATGCTAGAGAGAGCGTTCCAGCCATTTAATATAGGTTCAGTGGAGCTACTTAATCGCTTCGCAATGGCGCCCGTCTGGATGGGGATGGCGGATGATAAAGGATATGTAACAGAGCTTTTAATAAAACATTACAGTGAGGTTGCCTCGTCTAAAATAGGTTTAATAATCACAGAATATGCTTTCATAAAATCAGGCCACCAGATTCTACCTCGGATGCTCGGTATAGGGGAGGATGATCAAGTCCCCGGTTTGAAGAGAATAGTTGAAGCTGTACATAAAGAGGGTTGTAAAATATTTATTCAAATAGCTGATTGCGGTTTAAACTCCGATCCTAAATATAATCCAGAGGGGTTAATTTACGGCCCTTCTATTATCGAGTTGAAAGGATTCACTGAAGCTGAAGCGATGGGAGTCTTAACTAAAGAGAATATGCATGTGATGAGAGCGTTAACAGTAGAGCAAATAAAGGAGAAAGTGAAACTATTCGGGGCGGCGGCTCGCAGAGCTGTTAAAGCTGGATTCGACGGGGTTGAACTTCACGCCGCTCACTCCTATCTAATATCTCAGTTCCTCTCAGATTTATACAATAAGCGAAAAGACGAATACGGGGGCAGCCTCGAGAATAAAATGAGGTTTCTTCTAGAAGTTCTCGATGAAGTGAAAGATAATCTTGGAGACCGCCCTATATCTGTCAGATTAAACGGAGAGGATGGTATACCTGGAGGTATAAAAATAGAGGAGACGGTGAAAGTCGCCGAAAAACTTGAAAAATCAGGCTGCGATCTCATATCTGTAAGCGGGGGGACGCCGGAGAAAACGAGAATACTAAAAGAGAGCGATGAAGCCTATTTTTCAAGCTTCGCTAGAAAAATTAAAAAACGTGTTAAAACGCCTATTCTTTTAACAGGGGGCATTAGAACACCGAAAATAGCTGACAGACTATTGAATGAAGGAGTATGCGATCTGATAGGTTTAGCTAGACCACTGATAGCTGAGCCTAAACTTATATCTAGATGGAGGGCCGGGGACCTTACAAAAGCCAAGTGTATTTCATGCAATAAATGTTTCTACGAGGAAGGGCTGAGAAAATATGTGAACTGCCCTATTTTTAAATAA
- a CDS encoding dolichol kinase → MFFMINLTEIIVTIILFIWVTFVVTVLTKKIYTVLTNRGTEHTIAVYYNRKVVHMLAGGVSAIVVGLVYTTPILPLIFASLLAVFVYIPHRAGKLMTWFQVCENCYEVSFAIMWGVVLTLGWFFSGGNFWFGVLPALFMSFGDAVTGVVRNAIFKRRTKSWYGNLAMASVSIPTGAILGPMGVISGAIASLIEHFEFGPIDDNVTVPAVTLILLLVVNYFFPGFLSF, encoded by the coding sequence ATGTTTTTCATGATAAATTTAACTGAGATAATAGTTACGATAATTCTATTTATATGGGTTACATTCGTGGTAACAGTTTTAACGAAAAAAATTTACACTGTTTTAACGAATAGAGGCACAGAGCATACGATAGCTGTTTATTATAATAGGAAAGTTGTTCACATGTTAGCCGGCGGGGTTTCCGCTATCGTAGTAGGCTTAGTCTACACCACTCCGATTCTACCCTTAATCTTCGCTTCGCTGCTAGCAGTCTTCGTGTATATCCCGCATCGCGCAGGTAAACTTATGACTTGGTTCCAAGTATGCGAGAATTGCTACGAGGTTTCATTCGCCATCATGTGGGGTGTTGTTTTAACTTTAGGCTGGTTTTTCTCAGGCGGTAACTTCTGGTTTGGAGTGCTACCCGCGTTATTCATGTCATTCGGGGACGCGGTAACAGGGGTTGTTCGAAACGCTATATTTAAGAGGAGAACAAAATCATGGTATGGGAATCTAGCGATGGCGTCTGTTTCAATACCTACAGGGGCGATACTGGGCCCTATGGGGGTTATCTCCGGAGCCATAGCTAGTTTAATAGAGCACTTTGAATTCGGCCCGATAGATGATAACGTAACCGTCCCAGCTGTTACATTAATACTGTTACTTGTAGTGAATTATTTCTTTCCAGGCTTCCTCTCATTCTAA
- the nuoB gene encoding NADH-quinone oxidoreductase subunit NuoB has protein sequence MGLKQKARLYSPWVFHAHCSGCNGCGIEIAAALNPRYDPERVGVTLHNNPRHADIMLVEGIVAKQHVPFLKRTYEQMPTPKAVVAIGSCAITGGVFKPDDDKGPSYTQGGPVDKIIPVDVYVPGCPPKPEAIIDGIIKAAIILSKKD, from the coding sequence ATGGGGTTGAAACAGAAAGCGAGATTATATTCACCTTGGGTTTTCCACGCTCACTGTAGTGGTTGTAACGGGTGTGGGATAGAGATAGCTGCAGCTTTAAACCCTAGATATGACCCTGAAAGAGTAGGTGTCACGTTACATAATAACCCTAGACACGCGGATATAATGCTAGTTGAAGGGATAGTTGCTAAACAGCACGTTCCATTTCTTAAAAGAACGTATGAACAGATGCCCACTCCTAAAGCAGTGGTGGCTATAGGAAGCTGCGCTATAACAGGCGGTGTGTTTAAACCGGATGACGATAAAGGACCATCCTACACTCAAGGTGGACCTGTTGATAAAATAATACCTGTAGACGTATATGTACCTGGTTGTCCGCCTAAACCGGAGGCTATCATAGACGGAATTATAAAGGCAGCCATAATACTATCTAAAAAAGATTGA
- a CDS encoding 4Fe-4S binding protein, with product MVKGKIKLLKEALESSKRIQTLDYPGGNPQIDYSEPRFGGGAKYSHICEGLRGAPQYSEEDCCGCAACESVCSANTIKAEDVGGKRILTIDLGRCVFCGRCEEECPEDAIKLTTRFELAYTNIESPNPEKVRIERDLILCEKCGNPVAPAKQYEIYSEKVLKNLGEKWRDQSREDIEKAGKLCRECRRRNAYTFNLHTRKYY from the coding sequence ATGGTTAAAGGTAAAATTAAGCTTTTAAAAGAAGCCTTAGAAAGTAGTAAAAGAATACAGACCTTAGATTACCCGGGTGGAAATCCACAGATAGATTACTCTGAGCCGAGATTCGGAGGCGGAGCGAAATACAGTCATATATGCGAGGGGCTGAGAGGAGCACCTCAGTATAGTGAAGAAGACTGCTGCGGATGCGCGGCTTGTGAAAGCGTTTGCTCAGCGAACACTATTAAAGCGGAAGATGTAGGCGGGAAGAGAATACTTACAATAGATTTGGGTAGATGCGTCTTCTGCGGTAGATGTGAGGAGGAATGCCCTGAAGACGCGATAAAACTTACAACTAGATTCGAGTTAGCGTATACAAATATTGAGTCACCTAACCCGGAGAAAGTTAGAATTGAAAGAGATTTAATATTATGCGAGAAATGCGGGAATCCTGTCGCACCTGCCAAACAATATGAGATATACTCTGAGAAGGTTTTGAAGAACCTAGGCGAAAAATGGAGGGATCAGAGTAGAGAAGACATTGAAAAAGCGGGTAAACTATGCAGAGAATGCCGTAGAAGAAACGCTTACACTTTTAATCTGCACACTAGAAAATATTATTGA